Genomic window (Terriglobales bacterium):
CCAACTCCACTGGCGTTGAGCGCCCGAAGATGGTGACCATCACCTTCAAGGTCTCGCGGTCTTCGTTGACTTCGTCCACGATTCCCGTGAACGTCGCAAACGGCCCCTCGCTGATGCGCACCGACTCGTTCTTCTCGAACTTCACCTTGAGCTTGGGTTTGTCCTTGCTCTCGGCGACGCGGAAGATGATCGTCTTCACTTCGTCTTCCGACATCGGTGTCGGTTGGTTGCCCGCGCCCAGGAAGCCGGTCACCCGCGGCGTTGACTTCACCACGTGCCACAGGTTCTGCCCCTCCGGCGTCGACAAATCCATCTCCAGTTCCACCAGCACGTAGCCCGGCAGGAAGGCGCGCTCGGTGGTGTACTTCTTGCCGCCGCGGATTTCCGTGACCGGCTCGGTGGGAATTACCACCTGCCCGATCTTGGCCTCCAGGCCATAGGCCGCCTTGCGCGATTCCAGCGACTCCCTGACCTTGCGCTCGAATCCTGAATAGGTGTGGATGATGTACCACCGCATGTT
Coding sequences:
- the nusG gene encoding transcription termination/antitermination protein NusG; amino-acid sequence: MMEEEQKNEAAGEQIPPQGPVESNGVPTEGAEAAAVPPPTNPNMRWYIIHTYSGFERKVRESLESRKAAYGLEAKIGQVVIPTEPVTEIRGGKKYTTERAFLPGYVLVELEMDLSTPEGQNLWHVVKSTPRVTGFLGAGNQPTPMSEDEVKTIIFRVAESKDKPKLKVKFEKNESVRISEGPFATFTGIVDEVNEDRETLKVMVTIFGRSTPVELEFGQVEKVA